One Burkholderia gladioli genomic window, GTGTTCGATCTGGATCTCGAGTTCGTGCAGGACGCGTGCCAATTCTACCCATCAGCGTCTACGCCGCTCGAGGGCATTGACGTGACGGTGGCCATGCCGGATGGCACGGTCGCCCCAGCGTTCTCAATCCCGTTTCAACAACCCATTTCGTAGGAGCGCCGCATGCGCGTGAAACCTGCCCCGGGTCTGCAAGTGCGCGACCCCTTCACGAAGAAGCTGCTGTCCGCCGATGGCATCGAGGTGCCCGACGACAGCCCGGTTTGGAACCGGATCCTCAACGACGGCGACGTCGTGCGCGTGGAGCAGCCCGCAGCGGCCGCGCCGGCGCCGGCCCGCGCCGTAACCGGAGACGACAAGGCATGAGCACCATCCCGTTCAATGTCATCCCGCAGAACTATCGGCTGCCGGGTGCCGTCTTCGAGCTCGACAACTCGCAGGCGAACACTGGTGCGAGCACGCAACGCGCGCTCGTCATCGGCCAGATCACCGCGGCCGGCACCGCGACGCCGAATGTGCCCATCATCTGTGGCAGCATC contains:
- a CDS encoding DUF2635 domain-containing protein, producing MRVKPAPGLQVRDPFTKKLLSADGIEVPDDSPVWNRILNDGDVVRVEQPAAAAPAPARAVTGDDKA